ACTGTTGAACTAATGATTACGCCATAAATCAGCTAGAtgaaggcaagagtgtgcaaggcagcaTTGAATGTGTCACGGTatgtcaccttgattactgtAATTTCTCTTGACCTGTGTACTGATGTTGTTAACttttcataggctaggttgtagcaacctcatgatggtatAGTGGAAATTTGAGtattatgtagtagcctaaacctatcgatgttacattgagctgggtgaatagaatatgaatgatagtcatccaatatgctgtattaGAAAttaggccatgctcatgaaacaaataattgtcctccctcatctaaAACGTCACCAACCGCCAAGGAGTTACAAGCACATCAATAGGCATTCAACAACATCCATGTCATTCCTTttaatttaaagctgcaatatgtaactttttgggcgaccgaccaaattcacatttaTAGATCTATAAGTCACAATTCTTTCTCATTGAAACCAAGTCTATGAAGGGGTAGATCTGTTCCATGTGTGTCATTTCTATGCATCCCATTTTTTTGGTTATGAAAAATAAATTTCACAACAGTTTAGATGGTGCAATGATACTATATACTTGTTTtgtcaaactgaaattaggccaaCCATTAGAATTTCAGCAAccaggcaatggcggagcgatctctgcatagtgcatctttaaagcATAAATGGATATTTAAGCAAAGTATCTGACTGACTGTTTAAACATGGATCTAGGTTTAGCATGTAGAGAAATGTAGGGGTAGCATTGCAGTAGGAGTGGTAATGTACTGTATCGTCCTGCCTTTAAGGTAGTGTCCAGACTATGGACATACCTCCATTGTGGACGAGTTACTCTATGTCCAAGACTACTGCTTCTCTGTTACTGGCCAACAGGGTACACGGGCTGGACAACTGACAGTGGCTTATATCGGAGGGAAAGAAGGATAAAATAATGAAGAAAAGAAAGGAAGGAAGATACTTCCTCAGTATTCCATCAGGGCCGTACTGAAAGTGGGCATTGCAAGATAGAAAAGTGGGAGGAGCAACACCAGTGCGTGTGTCATAATAGCTAATTGGGCAGATTGGTTGCCACAATACTTGAGTGGCTGCTTCCTTGTAGCATTTTCGCTAAGCCAGTAAGGTACGTTAGGAGAATGAGGTTATGGTTAGGAAAGGGCTTaggcttagctaaaatgctacaagGAAGCAGCATGCAGCCACACAAATCTGCCCAACTAGCAGTTACTTTTCAATACACCCACTTGTGTTGATCCTCCCACTTGATTTGCAAAGCCCACTTTTAGACACACTCCACGTATGCAGTTTCCCATGACTCCCTACCTGTGCAGGTGCCCTCTGTGTCCTGGTACCCAGGAGCACAGCTCTGGCACTTATCAGGCCCTGCCTCAGTACAGCCTGAACACACCTTGTCACAGCCTGCCAGAGAGGAGAACAGATGTCAAATGTTAATACTTGCTTAAAGTTTATTAAAAAATAGCTTAGTCAGTATACATGTTTATATTTTCTGACCCTAATACAATAGCTGTATCCATCCAACAACATAGTAAATATGGTCCTCTCACTAAGTAGTAGACCACAGTTTTACAGTACCTTTACAGGAGAACGAGCCAGCCGTGTTCAGACAGTACTGATCCTCTTTGCAGAGAGGAGGGTCGTTCAAGCACTCGTTCACATCTAGGGTCACACAATGAGATGGAACAAGAAAAGTGAGTTTGATCTTGATGTCAAATTCATGATGGGGAAAGAAGTTATTATGCCATGAAAAGGTATAAAAATGTCTCTCACCAAGACAGGTCCCCTCATCATCCTCCCCCCAGCCAGTCTTGCACTTCTCACAGTCCTCATTGGTTAGACCACTGCAGGTCTTGCAGGAAGTGTGGCACTCTGTAGTGTAGGGAATTGAGTGGGAAAGGTGGTTGAGATACATGCCCTGCTCCAAATAGACACCAAGCCTATCCCCTAGGCACATTGCTTATATCTGAAAGGACTGGATTTGTGTAAGCCATTGTTAAAAGAACATGCAAAACATAATAAACCAATTACCTGTGCATTGTGAAAACGTGTCGTTCCTAATTTCATTGAAGTATCCGTCCATGCAGTCCAGACAGAACTCCCCCTTGTAACCATGGTCACAGTTGCACCTGCCGTTACCCCCTCGGGTTCCGTCACCGTCACACACACCGTTGCCATGGCAAGGCCTCTCGGAACCCGCCACACAGGCTGTCAGAAGGAAACAGATGATTCTCATTCACCCATGGCTGGTTGGTATTAGTCAAATAAATGTGGTTTTGGAGGAGTATGTGTTTACCATTGCAATCAGGGCCAAACGTTCCTGTCGAACAGCACACCTTGATGGTATCAATGCAGAACCATTTATACAGATCAGGATGCTTATTTTGCCTGGATTGGAAGAGCGAGATGTCAGAAATCCCAATACACATTTGAATTGTAGCCTGGAAGTTCAGAGATTCCACAATGGGGTCTTGAAGTCTGATGTCAGTGGCCTATGCTCCAGGAGAAGTAAAAGGACTAAGTAAGTAGTAAGGGGTTTTGTGCTAATGAAACATGTGCTGCCCTGTTGTTCTAGCTGAGCAGTCAAGTACTCACCTCTTGAACCACCAGGTCTCAAAGTGGTCTTCGTGCTCCTCTACCATGTGGTTACAGTCAAAGCTGCTGCTGTCACACAGATTCTCCAGAATCTCAACTAGGCGGATCTCactgaggagagggggagaaggcaaAGGGAAGAGACAGAAATCAGCTTCTATTGTGCCACTGGGTCAACAGAGAATATGTGGTCTGGGTCAGCATGACAAATAGGTTTAGCAATCACTGATCAGAGCAAGCAGATATGCAATAAGCACAGCAACAGTCCAGCATTAGGAGGAATAGTGTATTATGATGAGTGGTGTATAGGAATCTTACCTCGTCTCATATTTGGAAAGTGCCCTCTCCTCCCAAGCGGTGTTCCCTCCACCAAAGTTCTGCTTTTTCGTTCGGTCCAATCCCTGTTGGAACAGAAGTGTGAGGATAAAGACTAGGTAACCAGACACAGATATTGGCAGTAATTTGATCAATGGTCAAAATGTACTACAGCACTGTCTGATAATCTGGGTGTAAAAAGCACACGTTAGCCAGTTATTAGGTCCGACTCCCACATTATAAACTGGTCTAACGTTAATTGACTGACTAGTACACTGGTGTTATGATGCTCAGTCACTTAACATAGCCTACATCAAGGTCAGAAGAGGGATTGAATACATGAATGCATTACAAGCACAATACACCATCATTGGTTGCCCACTGGTAAATAAAAGCACATCAATTGGTTGTGGTTTGATTCAGACCAATTGATAGCATTGCCCAGCTAGCCAAGGCAAATTACACAGAAGAACATTTCAAACTTACCTTACTGAAGTTATCAGCTATCTGTTTGCAGGTATTACATGAGCTTTTTAAGTATTTTGCATAGGTGCATTGTGATAGTAAAATAAAAGCTAGGCTACAAAATAGCCAcaataattgattgattgatagcatTCTGGCTAGCTACAGTTGCCGGAAAGCAGTTGAATGACTCGAAGTTTCATATCATAGTTAATGTTACACACTAGACACTTGCCAGCAAGCTTCCTATCCCTAAAAACGTACAGCACAGAGTCTAGACACATATACAACAATGTATTGGAAATTAGCTAGCGATATCTATGCAAAGCGTACGAAAGTAATATTTACATGCAGGTAGAAAAAAGGAGCTACCTTTTTTTTTATTTCCGCATCAGCCTCTTGGTACGATTGTGGCTTGTCGTGATTTGCCATTTTGCCCATCAATTACTGTGAGTACCAATGATATTCCGCCACGCGTGGGACAAACGTCTTTATTCTACCCACGTGGAAAATATGTTGACATTTCCAAATTTGTGCGCATGCGTAAACTTCCAATACACTTTCACGTCATGGCAGAGAAGAGGGTTGCGTCTGGGCAATCACTGTTGTTTTTACTAATTTCGGTGGCTctattacttttatttatttgtccTTTTACAAAAGTTGAAGAGAGTTTCAACTTACAGGCAGTGCATGACATTCTTTATCACAGACTTGATTTTGAAAAGGTTAAGACTGAGAACTACACATACATCAGCCAACTAACGGTATCTAGCTAAATGTTAGCTAATCTTCTTTACACATGTATGGTGCAAATGCTTGTTGACAGCGTTACACTGGATCTTTTTCATCTCTTGATAAAGATTTCTGCAACATTACATGCCCGTATATTATTTTGTGCCCACCCAAACAATGACAAATGCCAGAAATCCATTGCTGATGTTGACAGTATCTTACCCAATTTCTCACCAGTATGACCACCATGAATTCCCTGGTGTGATGTCACGGACATTCCTTGGACCTGTATTCCGATCAACGGTCTGCACCCCACTAATCTACCTGCTGTCATACTAGAGGCTTCCAAATTCTACACACTGATGTCTTGCAGCTATTATATGATATCCATATATAGCAgtatacatatttatttatttcacctttatttaaccaggtaggcaagttgagaacaagttctcatttacaattgcgacctggccaagataaagcaaagcagttcgacacatacaacaacacagagttacacatggagtaaaacaaacatacagtcaataatacagtagaaaaataagtctatatacaatgtgagcaaatgaggtgagataagggaggaaaaggcaaaaaaggccatggtggcaaagtaaatacaatatagcaagtaaaacactggaatggtagatttgtagtggaagaaagtgcaaagtagaaataatggggtgcaaaatagcaaaataaataaatacagtaggagaAGAgtgtagttgtatgggctaaattatagatgggctatgtacaggtgcagtgatttgtgagctgctctgacagctggtgcttaaagctagtgagggaggtaagtgtttctagtttcaga
The DNA window shown above is from Salmo trutta chromosome 8, fSalTru1.1, whole genome shotgun sequence and carries:
- the LOC115198643 gene encoding cysteine-rich with EGF-like domain protein 2 isoform X5, with amino-acid sequence MLSINQLLWLFCSLAFILLSQCTYAKYLKSSCNTCKQIADNFSKGLDRTKKQNFGGGNTAWEERALSKYETSEIRLVEILENLCDSSSFDCNHMVEEHEDHFETWWFKRQNKHPDLYKWFCIDTIKVCCSTGTFGPDCNACVAGSERPCHGNGVCDGDGTRGGNGRCNCDHGYKGEFCLDCMDGYFNEIRNDTFSQCTECHTSCKTCSGLTNEDCEKCKTGWGEDDEGTCLDVNECLNDPPLCKEDQYCLNTAGSFSCKGCDKVCSGCTEAGPDKCQSCAPGYQDTEGTCTDVNECEQTDAVCTAENQECVNNKGSYVCICASRGE
- the LOC115198643 gene encoding cysteine-rich with EGF-like domain protein 2 isoform X4, with the protein product MLSINQLLWLFCSLAFILLSQCTYAKYLKSSCNTCKQIADNFSKGLDRTKKQNFGGGNTAWEERALSKYETSEIRLVEILENLCDSSSFDCNHMVEEHEDHFETWWFKRQNKHPDLYKWFCIDTIKVCCSTGTFGPDCNACVAGSERPCHGNGVCDGDGTRGGNGRCNCDHGYKGEFCLDCMDGYFNEIRNDTFSQCTECHTSCKTCSGLTNEDCEKCKTGWGEDDEGTCLDVNECLNDPPLCKEDQYCLNTAGSFSCKGCDKVCSGCTEAGPDKCQSCAPGYQDTEGTCTDVNECEQTDAVCTAENQECVNNKGSYVCICASRCIR
- the LOC115198643 gene encoding cysteine-rich with EGF-like domain protein 2 isoform X1: MLSINQLLWLFCSLAFILLSQCTYAKYLKSSCNTCKQIADNFSKGLDRTKKQNFGGGNTAWEERALSKYETSEIRLVEILENLCDSSSFDCNHMVEEHEDHFETWWFKRQNKHPDLYKWFCIDTIKVCCSTGTFGPDCNACVAGSERPCHGNGVCDGDGTRGGNGRCNCDHGYKGEFCLDCMDGYFNEIRNDTFSQCTECHTSCKTCSGLTNEDCEKCKTGWGEDDEGTCLDVNECLNDPPLCKEDQYCLNTAGSFSCKGCDKVCSGCTEAGPDKCQSCAPGYQDTEGTCTDVNECEQTDAVCTAENQECVNNKGSYVCICASRYEELEGVCVKIPESDVSDDSWLTLYLPVRDQAKENEAETVKSPEEHEDL
- the LOC115198643 gene encoding cysteine-rich with EGF-like domain protein 2 isoform X2 codes for the protein MLSINQLLWLFCSLAFILLSQCTYAKYLKSSCNTCKQIADNFSKGLDRTKKQNFGGGNTAWEERALSKYETSEIRLVEILENLCDSSSFDCNHMVEEHEDHFETWWFKRQNKHPDLYKWFCIDTIKVCCSTGTFGPDCNACVAGSERPCHGNGVCDGDGTRGGNGRCNCDHGYKGEFCLDCMDGYFNEIRNDTFSQCTECHTSCKTCSGLTNEDCEKCKTGWGEDDEGTCLDVNECLNDPPLCKEDQYCLNTAGSFSCKGCDKVCSGCTEAGPDKCQSCAPGYQDTEGTCTDVNECEQTDAVCTAENQECVNNKGSYVCICASRYEELEGVCVKIPESEENEAETVKSPEEHEDL
- the LOC115198643 gene encoding cysteine-rich with EGF-like domain protein 2 isoform X3; its protein translation is MLSINQLLWLFCSLAFILLSQCTYAKYLKSSCNTCKQIADNFSKGLDRTKKQNFGGGNTAWEERALSKYETSEIRLVEILENLCDSSSFDCNHMVEEHEDHFETWWFKRQNKHPDLYKWFCIDTIKVCCSTGTFGPDCNACVAGSERPCHGNGVCDGDGTRGGNGRCNCDHGYKGEFCLDCMDGYFNEIRNDTFSQCTECHTSCKTCSGLTNEDCEKCKTGWGEDDEGTCLDVNECLNDPPLCKEDQYCLNTAGSFSCKGCDKVCSGCTEAGPDKCQSCAPGYQDTEGTCTDVNECEQTDAVCTAENQECVNNKGSYVCICASRYEELEGVCVKIPESG